The genomic DNA TGATTGTTGATGGCTCGGACGAAATAATCGTTGTCAAATCCCATGGCATCGCCGATGGCGAGCATGTCGCTCGGCGCGCGGATTTCGGATTCCTTGTGCGTGCCGCTGTCGAAGCCGGGGACGAAGAAGCCGCCCAGGCCCAGCACATCAGTACTGCTATTGCGTGTTCCCCACGCATTGTAACCGTAGCTTCCGGCGGGATTGGCCAGACCGGTGCCGCCTGAATTCTTCCTCAGATAAGTCGGCCCGCGATAAGAAGGGCACCGGTAGAGGGCGTTGGTCCAGTTGCCTTGCGTGTAAGGTTCGAGCGGTTTGTCGAAATCGAAGAAGTTAGTTTGAAAGTCGATCACGGTCGTCAGGTAAGGATACCGCTCGTGATCCTGGGCATACATGAGGAGGCCTAAACCGATCTGCCGCAAATTGCCGCGGCATTTCGCTTGCCGCGCCTTTTCCTTGGCCTTCGAGAGCGCTGGCAAAAGCAAGCTCGCCAGCACCGCGATGATCGCGATGACGACGAGCAGTTCGATCAGAGTGAACGCTCGCCCGATTCAGGTCGCAAGGTTGCCATTCGACCGTTGAGATTCGGCGGCAGGTTGCCGCCGAAAACGGGCTGGTAGCCCGTTCCACCCAATGAAGCTGACACCCAAATTGACGCGGATAAATTCCTTCCTATCCGTGCGAAGCCGTGTCCGTGGTTACGTTTCAAATATCTTTGGCCTATCTTAGGGGATTTCGAGGGCGGTCAGGCTGCCCGCGCTCCTTTCGCAACCCTGGGGAATAAATCGCTTGCTCGGCCTCAAAGACGTGGACGGGAAGCCGGTCAAATCGTCGGACTTCGCCGGCAAAGTCGTGATTCTGGATTTTTGGGCCACGTGGTGCGGGCCGTGCCGCCAGGAGATTCCCGGTTTTGTGGAGCTGCAGAAGCAATACGGCAAAGAAGGATTGGTGATCGTGGGAGTTTCGCTGGACGATCAAGGGCCCAAGATCGTGAAGCCCTTCATGAAGAAGTACGAGATCAACTATCCGATCGTCATGGACGATGGCAAGACCGCCGACCTCTTCGGCGGCGTCGAAGCTATTCCGACCACATTCGTGATCGACCGGGAAGGGAAGATCGCGCACAAGCACGTCGGCTACGCGCCCAAGAACCAGTTCGAGAAGGAGATCAAGGCGCTGCTGAAGTAGGTGATCAGTTTCGAGTTTCGGGTTTCCGGTTTCGAGTTGAGAGTTGAGAGCAGGATCGCACTTTCTCCGACTGGAAAGGCTCGGCGGAGCCTCGCCCCACCACTCAACTCTCAACTCAAGCCGCTCTCAACTTTTTCCCCCACTCAAAGAGAACGCTTGCAAAGTCCCGGCGCGCTTGGTTGAGTGCGGACCATTGTGAAGGCGCGTTCAACATTGCGTTGTTTGCGCAGCCTGGGCAAACCCAGCCTGGTGGGACTGCTGTTGTTCCTCTGGGTAAGAACGACGGTCCTCGCCGCATCCCCGGCGCTCCACGCCGAGACTCATCCCGACGCTCAAAGCCCGAAGCATCAGTGCCTCGTCACGCTGCTCGCCCATGGCAAACTGCTCTTCAGCGAGCCGGAGCTCATTCGTGTCCAGCGCGTGGAAGCGATTTGGGTTCAGTCCGCCCATTTCAGTTCGGTCCTGCTTCCGGCGGTGCCGCACCGCCTTTCGTCAAGCCGCGCTCCGCCTGCGGCTGTTTCTTCCCGTCCGTCGGTCGGCTAGCCCTGAGCTGGCCGAAGCATTTCGTTTTGAGTTGCGCTCACGCCGAACGCGTGCGCGCGCATGCAACCTTGGTGAAGAAACATGAACCTGAAGAATCTTTTGGGGTGGTCTTCTGCCCTTTGCCTGAGCGCGATGCCGCTCCAGGCCCAGGAGACAAATCAACTGGAGCAACTGAAAAAGCAGTTGCAGGAAATGCAGCAAAACTTCGAGCGCACTCAGCGCGAGCAGCAGCGCCAGATCGAAGCGCTCAAAAAACAAATCGAGGAATTCCAGAAACCACCGCCCGGCCCCGCGACCGCGCCGCCGCCGTCCGCGCCATCCGGCACCGCCGCAGCGTCCTCAGCAGCCGCGAAACCCTGGTCGCCGAGCGACCCGATCCCTCTCCTGGGCGGCCAGCGGAGTTATCTCAATCTTTCTTTCGATGGACTATTCACCGCCGGCACTTCGACGGCGAAGGAGATCGAAGGATTGACCACAGGCGGTCACGATCCGAAGCAACGTGGTTTCACCGTCCAGAACCTCGAAACCACGCTCGAAGGCAAAGTCGATCCTTATTTCCGAGGTCTGGCGGCGCTCATCATGCAAATCGACCGGGAAGGCGAATCGTTCCTGGAAGTCGAGGAAGCTTATCTGGAATCGATGGCCCTGCCGGCGAATTTGCAGGTCCGCGCCGGACAATTCTTCACCGAGTTCGGGCGCCAGAATCAGTTCCACCCGCACTCGTGGGATTTCGTGGACCAACCGCTGGTGATGGGCCGTTTCCTCGGGGGCGACGGGCTGCGCAGCGCCGGCGCGCGAGTTTCGTGGCTCACGCCCACGCCGTTCTACTCGGAACTCTATTTAACGATTCAAAACAGCCACGGCGAAACGGCGCACAGCTTCCGCAACGAGAATGAAGGCGAACCTTTCTTGGGCCGGCCGAGCGAACCCGGCAGCGTCCGGAACCTGGACGACATGCTTTTCGTGCCGCGCTACGTCGCGTCGTTCAACCTGACGGACTCGCAAACGCTCGTCGCGGGCGCATCGGGCGCCTTCGGCCCCAATGGCACCGGAGGGAACACGGAACTCTTCGGCGTTGATTTGTTCTGGAAGTGGAAATCACCCCGGCACCACGCGGGATTCCCGTTCGTCGCCTGGCAAACCGAGGCCATGTTGCGCCGATTCAAAGCCGGCGCCTTTGCCGAGGACGCCGATGGCGACGGAGTCAACGAACTGGACCTGTCGGGAGAGAGGCTCACCGATTACGGACTGTATTCCCAAATGCTCTACGGATTCCGCAAAGGCTGGATCGCCGGGTTGCGGGGCGACTACGTTTTCCCGGACCGGAAGGGGGAGTATGAGTCCATCGCCGGTCCCGACCCGGACCGCGCCTCGCGCTGGCGTCTTTCGCCGAACCTCACCTGGTATCCCAGCGAATTCTCAAAGCTCCGGCTGCAATACAATTACGACCGGCGCAACACGATGGGCGACGACCATTCTGTCTGGCTGCAGTTTGAGTTCCTGCTGGGAGCGCACGCCGCGCACAAGTTCTAACCGCGAAGGAGAACCGATATGAAAACGAAACTGATTAGACACGGCTCAGACATTCGACATTGGAAGTTCATTCGTCATTCCTTAGAGCGCGTTTTGAAAATGCCTTTTGGGTGGAACAGGCCACTGGCCTGTTGCGGCAGGCTACCAGCCTGCCGCAATGTTCGGCGGCAAGTTGCCGCCGAAAACGGGCTGGCAGCCCGTTCCACCCCTTTTCAAAACACGCTCTTAGCCTTTGCTCTGGCCTTTGCTGCGACCACGGCGCACGCGAAGCTCAACGTCGTGGCCACGCTCCCGGACTTCGGCGCGATCGCCGAGGAAATCGGCGGCGACAAGGTGAAAGTAACCTCCATCGCCCGAGGCACCGAGGATGCCCATTTCGTTGATGCGCGGCCCAGCTTCATCCGCGTGCTCAACCAGGCGGACGTGCTTTTGGAAGGCGGCCTCGATCTAGAAATCGGCTGGCTGCCGCCGCTGCTCAACGCGGCACGCAACGCGAAAATCCTTCACGACGCGCCTGGTCATGTGATCCTCTCGCGCGGGATCACCGTGCTCGAAGTCCCGTCCGGCCCCGTGGACCGCTCGATGGGCGACGTCCATCCGTCGGGCAATCCGCATTGCTGGCTCGATCCGGCAAACGGAAAAGTCATCGCCGCCTCGGCGGCGGCGGCCTTCGCTCGGCTGGACCCGCCGAACGCTGCTTTCTACGAAGCCAACCTGAAAACGTTCAATCAGCGACTGGACGCGAAGCTGGCCGAATGGACGAAACGCATGGAACCTTTGCGCGGCCTC from Verrucomicrobiota bacterium includes the following:
- a CDS encoding DUF1559 domain-containing protein, with protein sequence MGRAFTLIELLVVIAIIAVLASLLLPALSKAKEKARQAKCRGNLRQIGLGLLMYAQDHERYPYLTTVIDFQTNFFDFDKPLEPYTQGNWTNALYRCPSYRGPTYLRKNSGGTGLANPAGSYGYNAWGTRNSSTDVLGLGGFFVPGFDSGTHKESEIRAPSDMLAIGDAMGFDNDYFVRAINNHAPSTSWPYPSHHPNLNFVFCDGHVELNHMVRLYQRAESARRRWNFDNEPHPETWEK
- a CDS encoding TlpA family protein disulfide reductase — its product is MSRAVRLPALLSQPWGINRLLGLKDVDGKPVKSSDFAGKVVILDFWATWCGPCRQEIPGFVELQKQYGKEGLVIVGVSLDDQGPKIVKPFMKKYEINYPIVMDDGKTADLFGGVEAIPTTFVIDREGKIAHKHVGYAPKNQFEKEIKALLK
- a CDS encoding zinc ABC transporter substrate-binding protein is translated as MPFGWNRPLACCGRLPACRNVRRQVAAENGLAARSTPFQNTLLAFALAFAATTAHAKLNVVATLPDFGAIAEEIGGDKVKVTSIARGTEDAHFVDARPSFIRVLNQADVLLEGGLDLEIGWLPPLLNAARNAKILHDAPGHVILSRGITVLEVPSGPVDRSMGDVHPSGNPHCWLDPANGKVIAASAAAAFARLDPPNAAFYEANLKTFNQRLDAKLAEWTKRMEPLRGLKVVTYHKSFSYFLERFGLELAGTIEPKPGIEPSPTHINALIPRAKEEGVKLVLVEPCRPRKTPEYVAGSIGAKLLILPTSVGGNAKVKDYIDLFDYDIGQIVEALKP